The Candidatus Dormiibacterota bacterium genome includes the window GGCCCACGGCGCGGCGGCGCGCCGCCAGCCCGGTGCGGGCCGCCGCCCGGCGGACCTCGCGGCTGCGCCGGCGGGCGGTGTCCTCGTCGACCCGGTCGGCGAGCAGCGCCGCCGGGGTGTCCGGTCGCGGCGACCAGCGGAAGGTGTGGCAGTGGAGGAAGCCGGCGTCCGCGACCATCTGCAGGGTGGCCGTGTGGTCGTCCTCGGTCTCGCCGGGGAAGGCCACCATCACGTCGGTGGTGAGCTCGGTGTGCGGGTCGGCGGCGCGCAGCCGCTCCACGGTGCGGCGGTACCCGGCGCCGCGGTAGCCGCGGTGCATGGCGCGGAGCACCGCGTCGCTGCCGCTCTGCAGCGGCACGTGCCAGTGCGGGCAGAGCCGGGGATGGGCGTTGAGCTCGGCGAGCGCGGGGGTGATGTCGTTGGCGTTGACGCTGCTCAGCCGCAGCCGGGCCCCGCCGATGCGGTCGAGCACCGCCGTCACCAGGGTGGAGAGGCGCTCGCCGCGCTCGTGACCCCAGGAGCCGAGGTCGACCCCGGTGAGCACCAGCTCGCGGTGGCCGTCCTCGAGGGCGGCGTCGACCCGGGCCAGCACCTGGCCGAGCGGAAGGCTGCGGGACACCCCGCCGCGCGCCC containing:
- a CDS encoding MiaB/RimO family radical SAM methylthiotransferase gives rise to the protein MSERPVRAALTALGCKVNYAEMAELAGRLAAAGIELVGEDEPADVRVLNSCTVTLQADATTRQRISRLRRADPQAHLVLTGCSVDTNPGRYPALVDSVVANADKAGIADLILDLVAARGTAPAATAPAPRRARAFLKVQDGCDHRCTYCIVWRARGGVSRSLPLGQVLARVDAALEDGHRELVLTGVDLGSWGHERGERLSTLVTAVLDRIGGARLRLSSVNANDITPALAELNAHPRLCPHWHVPLQSGSDAVLRAMHRGYRGAGYRRTVERLRAADPHTELTTDVMVAFPGETEDDHTATLQMVADAGFLHCHTFRWSPRPDTPAALLADRVDEDTARRRSREVRRAAARTGLAARRRAVGRRLEVVWERVEEGEARGLSEGWHSVVAVPGPATVPGALEAVLVGAVEGDLLRATLPQP